In Acidimicrobiales bacterium, the DNA window GCGGCGTTGTTCAGCTCGCTGGGTGACCCGGTGCGGTTGGCGATCGTCCGGCGGCTGTCGCAGGGCGAGGCGCGGGTGGTCGACCTCACCCAGGAGCTCGGCCTCGCCCAGTCGACGGTGTCCAAGCACCTCGCCTGCCTCCGTGACTGCCGGCTGGTCGACTACCGGGCCGAGGGGCGCCAGTCGTTCTACTCGGTTGCCCGTCCTGAGCTGCTGGACCTCCTCCGGACCGCCGAGGCCCTGCTCGCCGCCACCGGCTCAGCGGTCGCGCTGTGCCCGGTCTACGGCACCGGGGCCCAGGCATGACCGCCTTCGCCACCACGGCCACCGCCACCGGGCCGCTCGATCGGGAAGCGGCACTGCGCCGCCGGGTCCGACGCCTGGTCGCCGCCACCATCAGCTACAACGTCGTCGAGGCGGTCGTCGCCATCACCGCCGGCATCGGCGCCTCGTCCGTGGCGCTCATCGGCTTCGGGCTCGACTCCACCATCGAGGTCGCCTCGGCCGCCGCCGTCGCCTGGCAGTTCAGCGCCGCCCAACCCCAGGAGCGCGAGCGCACCGCGCTGCGCATCATCGGCGCCTCCTTCTTCGCCCTCGCGGCCTACGTCACCATCGAAGCCATCCGCACCCTCGTCACCGGCAGCGAGGCCGCCCCTTCGACCCCCGGCCTCGTGCTCACCGCGCTCAGCCTGGCGATCATGCCGGTCCTCTCCCTCGCCCAACGCCGCACCGGCCAGGAGCTGGGCTCGGCCAGCGCGGTGGCCGACTCCAAGCAGACCCTCCTGTGCACCTACCTGTCGGCCGTCGTTCTCGTCGGCCTCGGCCTCAACGCCCTGTGGGGCCTCACCTGGGCCGACCCCCTCGCCGGCCTCGCCATCGCCGCCATCGCCCTGC includes these proteins:
- a CDS encoding metalloregulator ArsR/SmtB family transcription factor — its product is MSMDACCSPDQRAALAPAAALFSSLGDPVRLAIVRRLSQGEARVVDLTQELGLAQSTVSKHLACLRDCRLVDYRAEGRQSFYSVARPELLDLLRTAEALLAATGSAVALCPVYGTGAQA
- a CDS encoding cation transporter encodes the protein MTAFATTATATGPLDREAALRRRVRRLVAATISYNVVEAVVAITAGIGASSVALIGFGLDSTIEVASAAAVAWQFSAAQPQERERTALRIIGASFFALAAYVTIEAIRTLVTGSEAAPSTPGLVLTALSLAIMPVLSLAQRRTGQELGSASAVADSKQTLLCTYLSAVVLVGLGLNALWGLTWADPLAGLAIAAIALREGRDAWRGDACCAPTVAGTTTGAPVADDCQDHCCAPATVPLATPHRIGPR